A genomic stretch from Tribolium castaneum strain GA2 chromosome 6, icTriCast1.1, whole genome shotgun sequence includes:
- the LOC654885 gene encoding SET domain-containing protein SmydA-8 has translation MSDLFTIKRNEKVGRFAVASRALKPGELIFTETPFAYGPKSDSPPLCLGCFAPVDCTVLCSHCSWSVCGPECEAKPSHRDFECGVFASAGVKFQAVEDPTNVCLQYECITPLRVLLMKEKDPKRWQEEIEAMESHNDVRKTKPIWEFNQVNIVDYLKGPCKLDRFADELIHTVCGILEINAFEARASSGYLIRCLFPKLAILSHNCVSNVHHSVDCDTFQVSVSASVEVPESGELFSSYTYSLWPTLVRREFLKESKYFECMCDRCKDKTELGTHLGTLKCNKCDNGVIVSTDPLSFTCEWKCTHCEFKTSAIAVRKVYEAVQTEIDAVEMLSGPEGIEQREAIFRKYRSVFHPKNAYMTILRTSLSQLYGRAEGYTVEDLPDLLLERKVELCNQLLEVLDVVEPGHSRIRGVTLYELHAPLLILARNQYTSGMIDKEQFRKKMEEAVEILGKAVEILKIEVPNSNEGQLGLVAQQAYEGLKQNFELLIETA, from the exons ATGAGCGACTTGTTTACTATCAAAAGGAACGAAAAAGTGGGCCGATTTGCCGTGGCAAGTCGGGCGCTTAAACCCGGCGAATTAATTTTCACCGAAACTCCATTTGCTTATGGACCAAAATCGG ATTCACCTCCCTTGTGTCTGGGGTGCTTCGCACCCGTCGATTGTACAGTTTTGTGTTCGCACTGTTCCTGGTCGGTGTGTGGCCCTGAGTGCGAGGCGAAGCCGAGCCATCGAGACTTTGAATGCGGTGTTTTCGCCTCCGCTGGAGTGAAATTCCAGGCGGTCGAAGACCCGACAAACGTGTGTCTCCAATATGAGTGCATCACGCCCCTGAGGGTGCTCCTGATGAAGGAAAAAGACCCGAAACGCTGGCAGGAGGAGATCGAGGCGATGGAAAGCCACAACGACGTCCGCAAGACCAAGCCCATTTGGGAGTTCAATCAAGTGAATATTGTCGACTACCTCAAAGGGCCGTGTAAGTTGGACCGCTTCGCGGACGAGTTAATTCACACCGTTTGTGGTATTTTGGAAATCAACGCGTTCGAGGCAAGGGCCAGTTCTGGTTACCTAATCAGGTGTTTGTTCCCGAAGTTGGCGATTTTGTCGCATAATTGCGTCTCAAACGTGCACCATTCCGTCGACTGTGACACTTTTCAAGTCAGCGTTTCCGCCTCGGTGGAAGTTCCGGAAAGTGGCGAATTGTTCAGTAGTTACACTTACTCGCTTTGGCCGACTCTCGTCCGGCGCGAGTTTTTGAAAGAGAGCAAGTATTTCGAATGCATGTGCGACAGGTGCAAGGACAAGACCGAGCTAGGGACGCACTTGGGCACCCTCAAGTGCAACAAATGCGACAATGGGGTCATCGTAAGCACTGACCCTCTCAGCTTCACCTGCGAGTGGAAATGCACCCATTGCGAGTTCAAAACCAGTGCAATCGCCGTCCGAAAGGTCTACGAAGCGGTCCAGACCGAAATAGACGCCGTGGAGATGCTTTCGGGGCCTGAAGGGATCGAACAACGCGAGGCTATTTTTAGGAAGTACAGATCGGTGTTTCATCCGAAGAATGCCTACATGACCATTCTGCGAACCTCCTTGTCGCAACTTTACGGCAGGGCTGAGGGTTACACTGTTGAGGATTTGCCCGATTTGTTGTTGGAACGCAAAGTGGAGCTTTGTAATCAACTTTTGGAGGTTTTGGATGTTGTCGAGCCAGGACATTCGAGGATTAGAGGCGTTACGTTGTACGAGTTGCATGCGCCGTTGTTGATCCTTGCCAGGAATCAGTACACTTCGGGGATGATTGATAAGGAACAGTTCAGGAAGAAGATGGAGGAGGCTGTGGAGATTTTGGGCAAGGCGGTGGAGATTTTGAAGATTGAGGTGCCTAATTCGAATGAGGGGCAGTTGGGGTTGGTGGCGCAACAGGCCTACGAGGGGTTGAAGCAGAATTTTGAGTTGTTGATAGAGACtgcataa
- the LOC655071 gene encoding uncharacterized protein LOC655071, with the protein MDQFCDDLIHTVCGILDLNAIEVRAPSGYLTRCLYPKLSQISHNCVTNLFQTVTPEDFKITLRASVNISENQELFYNYVYPLWPTLIRRDFLKENKNLDCRCKRCGDKTELRTHLSTLKCSKCDNGILLSSDPLSDSCDWNCTHCEFKTNASSVKKVYRIVQSEIEAIQMVSGAEGIEQREAIFRKYRSVFYPKNAYMTILRVDLTQLYGRAPGYTIHELPDLLQEHKVELCYQLLEVLDVVEPGLSKLRGITLYELHAPLISLARNEYKSGLITREDFRKKMQDGVGLLEKSVEILKLEPPNSVEGELAIVAKQSLENLVQNFDLLIQTA; encoded by the coding sequence ATGGATCAATTTTGTGACGATTTAATTCACACCGTTTGTGGGATCCTTGACTTGAATGCGATAGAAGTGAGAGCTCCTTCGGGTTATTTGACTCGTTGTTTGTACCCTAAATTATCACAAATTTCCCACAATTGTGTCACAAATCTCTTTCAAACTGTGACTCCTGAGGATTTTAAAATCACACTCAGAGCGTCTGTTAACATTTCCGAAAACCAGGAATTATTCTATAACTACGTTTATCCACTTTGGCCCACTTTAATTCGGCGcgattttttgaaagaaaacaaaaatttggacTGTCGTTGTAAAAGATGTGGTGATAAAACCGAGCTAAGGACACACTTAAGCACCTTAAAGTGTAGCAAATGCGACAATGGGATACTTCTGAGCAGTGATCCTTTGAGCGATTCCTGCGACTGGAATTGCACTCACTGTGAGTTCAAAACGAATGCAAGTTCGGTGAAAAAAGTCTACAGAATAGTCCAGAGTGAAATAGAAGCCATTCAGATGGTTTCAGGAGCTGAAGGAATCGAGCAACGCGAAGCTATTTTCAGGAAATATCGTTCGGTTTTTTACCCGAAAAACGCCTACATGACGATACTCAGAGTCGACTTGACGCAATTATACGGACGAGCTCCTGGTTACACCATTCATGAATTACCGGATTTGTTACAGGAGCATAAAGTCGAGTTGTGTTATCAGTTATTGGAAGTTTTGGACGTGGTGGAACCTGGACTTTCGAAACTCCGGGGAATCACACTGTATGAGCTTCACGCCCCTTTAATTTCACTCGCGCGAAATGAATACAAGTCGGGGTTAATCACCCGAGAAGACTTTCGCAAGAAAATGCAGGATGGTGTTGGACTTCTTGAAAAGTCGGTGGAGATTTTGAAGTTGGAACCACCGAACTCAGTCGAGGGGGAATTGGCGATTGTTGCGAAACAATCGCTGGAGAATTTGgtgcaaaattttgatctacTTATACAAACTGCGTGA
- the LOC100142315 gene encoding translation initiation factor IF-2, producing the protein MTRFARAKGSKASNERVPEDATSWSEMKNQLLEKNQEIEASKKRQEADKQRESNYKAFLQQVENDVVKNSKWAEFPQTDNKPKKKKKLKIVEEKSGIKRKADAPLEETSKKVKKFVECETNDVTTTPVKKFKKKNAPNILAKKGGKPKVKKTLKKGQLIEEKEKLAEGDVSCETNAPKPSPTINNNETEPVKKFKKKNTPNILAKKGGKPKAKQPVKREPLTEEDRKKIEKKEKRQRQLEKKKLNQPQTPNLKKAKPRDNEKHERRKKPQNSMIINGKEVPIAYVDGFPIKKEDAERIRQLRQQMISKGLPRSEIKIALKLERRKAEKAFAREKKKVCFNCRKSGHNLSECPELGKEIAESSGTGICFKCGSTEHTHFECKVVRGQEFKFAQCFICHEQGHIARQCPDNARGLYPKGGACKVCGDVTHLKKDCPKYQIQQQQLQDNLQIETISSSDNPDNLSKSDENSRIVTNRPNKIIKFCFCLI; encoded by the coding sequence ATGACTCGATTTGCACGTGCAAAGGGTTCGAAAGCGTCCAACGAGCGAGTTCCCGAAGATGCCACGTCCTGGAGTGAGatgaaaaatcaattattggaaaaaaatcaagaaattgaAGCAAGTAAAAAAAGACAAGAAGCGGACAAACAGCGCGAAAGTAACTATAAGGCTTTCCTGCAACAAGTTGAAAACGACGTAgtgaaaaatagtaaatggGCGGAGTTCCCCCAAACAGACAATAAAcccaaaaagaagaaaaaactcaaaattgtgGAAGAAAAGAGCGGAATCAAGCGTAAAGCTGACGCCCCCCTTGAAGAAACTAGCAAAAAAGTCAAGAAATTCGTCGAATGTGAAACAAACGATGTAACCACCACacctgtaaaaaaattcaagaagaAAAACGCTCCAAATATTTTGGCGAAAAAAGGCGGCAAGCCTAAagtgaaaaaaacattaaaaaagggACAATTAATTGAAGAAAAAGAGAAATTAGCCGAAGGTGATGTCAGTTGTGAAACTAATGCTCCAAAACCTTCACCAACAATTAATAACAACGAAACAGAACCtgtgaaaaaattcaagaaaaaaaacactccaaacattttagcgaaaaaaGGCGGCAAACCTAAGGCGAAACAACCCGTGAAAAGGGAACCACTAACCGAAGAAGATCGCAAGAAAATTGAGAAGAAAGAAAAGCGTCAACGTCAGCTTGAGAAAAAGAAACTAAACCAACCACAAACCCCCAACTTGAAGAAAGCCAAACCTAGAGACAACGAAAAACACGAACGACGTAAGAAACCCCAAAACAGCATGATAATAAACGGAAAAGAAGTGCCAATAGCTTACGTCGACGGCTTCCCtattaaaaaagaagacgCGGAGCGAATCCGCCAATTACGCCAACAAATGATCAGCAAAGGTTTACCCAGaagtgaaattaaaatcgCCCTGAAACTAGAACGAAGAAAAGCTGAAAAAGCATTCGCTCGAGAAAAGAAGAAAGTGTGTTTCAATTGCCGAAAATCCGGTCACAACTTATCCGAATGTCCAGAATTGGGTAAAGAAATAGCTGAGTCGTCAGGGACGGGAATTTGTTTCAAGTGTGGGTCAACTGAACACACGCATTTTGAGTGTAAAGTAGTGAGGGggcaagaatttaaatttgcgCAGTGTTTTATCTGCCACGAGCAGGGTCATATCGCAAGACAGTGTCCTGATAACGCAAGGGGGTTGTATCCGAAGGGAGGGGCCTGCAAGGTGTGCGGGGACGTGACCCACTTGAAAAAAGATTGTCCAAAGTACCAGATCCAACAACAACAGCTTCAAGATAATCTGCAAATTGAAACTATCAGCAGTAGTGATAATCCAGATAATTTGAGTAAAAGTGACGAAAATAGCAGAATTGTAACTAATCGaccgaataaaattattaaattttgcttttgtCTCATTTAA
- the LOC655294 gene encoding SET domain-containing protein SmydA-8 — MVEANSFYQVAKNEIFGRFIVASKNIKQGQLILKENPVLLCPQVGGPIICFNCCAQLKKLFFCPDCRIAVLCNPNCKNQFHNLQECTALKSLPINHDDVLSNPEIVTPLRCLLWRQFNKNQLENFLQLEAHLNFRRDSQIWRRNRVNIEDVLFKLKILDESDLKEEVVQKICGILDINTFDVRQPQRNRLGFNQAENLRGLYLRAALMAHDCVANTHLAVDDDFVLYVHAAVDIPEGSPIYFNYTDVLQGNDERKRRLLNAKHFECQCSRCRDSTEFGTEMSSLKCPRCHKGLLRPNPWQCSSCQRIFHDSLIKMTVTECRRRIDEFETPTIENLEKFLKKLSFTFHPQHYLVLEVEQNLVRLYSQAAPSTKNLNRKIELCIKLLDIFQKIEPGISRIQAIAMYELHSAVANLAQKCYNNREFGIEEFVKKLLTAENILKNSIKYLLYEPMKSPEGRLAQNALSELKMLRLSINNIQLGEKKKETRKPKKKK; from the exons ATGGTAGAAGCTAACAGTTTCTACCAAGTGgctaaaaatgaaattttcggcag ATTTATCGTCGCGTCCAAAAACATCAAACAAGGCCAGTTAATCCTCAAAGAAAACCCCGTGCTTTTGTGCCCCCAAGTCGGGGGCCCCATCATTTGCTTCAACTGTTGTGCCCAACTCAAGAAACTGTTCTTTTGCCCCGACTGTCGCATCGCAGTGCTGTGTAACCCCAATtgcaaaa ACCAATTTCACAACTTACAAGAATGCACAGCTCTCAAAAGCCTGCCAATCAATCACGATGATGTTTTATCGAATCCGGAAATTGTGACACCCTTACGGTGCCTCCTGTGGCggcaatttaataaaaatcaactggaaaattttctacaacttgAAGCACATTTAAATTTCCGACGAGATTCACAAATCTGGCGTCGAAATCGCGTCAATATCGAGGACGTTCTCTTCAAGTTAAAAATACTTGACGAGAGTGATTTGAAGGAGGAAGTGGTGCAAAAAATTTGCGGTATTCTTGATATCAATACTTTTGATGTCCGACAACCGCAACGAAACCGATTAGGGTTTAATCAGGCGGAAAATTTGAGAGGGTTGTACTTAAGGGCAGCCCTCATGGCTCATGATTGTGTCGCAAATACACATTTGGCCGTTGATGACGACTTTGTCTTGTATGTGCATGCCGCTGTTGATATTCCGGAAGGGAGtcccatttattttaattatacagaTGTTCTTCag GGTAACGATGAGCGAAAACGCCGATTACTCAACGCCAAACACTTCGAATGCCAATGTTCGAGATGTCGCGATTCCACCGAATTCGGCACCGAAATGAGTTCCTTAAAATGCCCTAGATGCCACAAGGGCCTTCTACGTCCAAACCCTTGGCAGTGTTCATCATGCCAACGCATTTTCCACGACTCTCTCATTAAAATGACAGTCACAGAATGCCGACGACGAATCGATGAATTCG AAACTCCCACCattgaaaatttggaaaaattcctgaaaaaactaagcttcacgTTCCACCCCCAACACTACTTGGTTTTAGAAGTGGAGCAAAACTTGGTCCGTCTCTACTCACAAGCCGCCCCAAGTACGAAAAACTTGAACCGAAAAATCGAACTCTGCATCAAACTTTTGgacattttccaaaaaatcgaGCCCGGGATTTCACGAATTCAGGCCATTGCCATGTACGAACTCCATTCAGCTGTGGCAAATTTGGCCCAAAAGTGCTACAATAATAGGGAGTTTGGGATTGAAGAGTTTGTCAAAAAGTTACTAACAGCtgaaaacattttgaaaaattcgatcAAGTACCTCCTCTACGAACCCATGAAGAGTCCTGAAGGACGACTCGCACAGAACGCTCTCTCAGAGCTGAAAATGTTGCGTTTGTCGATTAATAACATCCAACTGGGGGAGAAAAAGAAAGAGACCAGAAAAcccaagaagaaaaaatag
- the LOC654943 gene encoding SET domain-containing protein SmydA-8, translating to MTTNPFTIKQTDQDRHVVANRLIKSGEIILTETPFVYGPKPGSPVLCLGCFECVDSKTACSKCSWPVCGPECESLSSHKDNECEIFAKNRVKFNDVDDPYDVCLQYEGITPLRMLLAKEKDPKRWLEEIEGLKIRKNNDNVVDFVRNVCKMDQFCDDLIHTVCGILDLNAIEVRAPSGYLIRCLYPKLSQISHNCVTNLFQTVTPEDFKITLRASVNISENQELFYNYVYPLWPTLIRRDFLKENKNLDCRCKRCGDKTELRTHLSTLKCSKCDNGILLSSDPLSDSCDWNCTHCEFKTNASSVKKVYRIVQSEIEAIQMVSGAEGIEQREAIFRKYRSVFHPKNAYMTILRVDLTQLYGRAPGYTIHELPDLLQEHKVELCYQLLEVLDVVEPGLSKLRGITLYELHAPLISLARNEYKSGLITREDFRKKMQDAVGLLEKSVEILKLEPPNSVEGELAIVAKQSLENLVQNFDLLIQTA from the exons ATGACGACCAACCCGTTTACTATCAAACAAACCGATCAAGACCGTCATGTTGTGGCAAATCGTCTTATCAAATCCGGTGAAATAATCCTCACCGAAACCCCTTTTGTTTACGGCCCAAAACCAG GATCACCCGTTTTGTGTCTTGGTTGTTTCGAATGTGTCGACTCAAAAACAGCGTGTTCGAAGTGCTCTTGGCCGGTTTGTGGCCCCGAATGCGAATCCTTGTCCAGTCACAAGGACAATGAGTGCGAAATTTTTGCCAAGAATCGGGTCAAATTTAACGATGTGGACGATCCGTACGATGTTTGTTTGCAGTACGAGGGGATAACACCACTTCGGATGCTCCTAGCGAAGGAGAAAGACCCCAAACGGTGGTTGGAAGAAATCGAAGGGTTGAAAATTCGCAAAAACAACGATAATGTCGTGGATTTTGTACGAAATGTGTGCAAAATGGATCAATTTTGTGACGATTTAATTCACACCGTTTGTGGGATCCTTGACTTGAATGCGATAGAAGTGAGAGCTCCTTCGGGTTATTTGATTCGTTGTTTGTACccgaaattatcacaaatttCCCACAATTGTGTCACAAATCTCTTTCAAACTGTGACCCCTGAGGATTTTAAAATCACACTCAGAGCGTCTGTTAACATTTCCGAAAACCAGGAACTATTCTATAACTACGTTTATCCACTTTGGCCGACTTTAATCCGGCGcgattttttgaaagaaaataaaaatctggACTGTCGTTGTAAAAGATGTGGTGATAAAACAGAGCTAAGGACACACTTAAGCACCTTGAAGTGTAGCAAATGCGACAACGGGATACTTTTGAGTAGTGATCCCTTGAGCGATTCCTGCGACTGGAATTGTACTCACTGTGAGTTCAAAACCAACGCAAGTTCGGTAAAAAAAGTCTACAGAATAGTTCAGAGTGAAATAGAAGCCATTCAGATGGTTTCAGGGGCTGAAGGAATCGAGCAACGCGAAGCTATTTTCAGGAAATATCGTTCGGTTTTTCACCCGAAAAACGCCTACATGACGATACTCAGAGTCGACTTGACGCAATTATACGGACGAGCTCCTGGTTACACCATTCATGAATTACCGGATTTGTTACAGGAGCATAAAGTCGAGTTGTGTTATCAGTTATTGGAAGTTTTGGACGTCGTAGAACCTGGGCTTTCGAAACTCCGGGGAATCACACTGTATGAGCTTCACGCTCCTTTAATTTCACTCGCTCGGAATGAATACAAGTCGGGGTTAATCACCCGAGAAGACTTTCGCAAGAAAATGCAGGATGCTGTTGGACTTCTTGAAAAGTCGGTGGAGATTTTGAAGTTGGAACCGCCGAACTCAGTCGAGGGGGAATTGGCGATTGTTGCGAAACAATCGCTGGAGAATTTGgtgcaaaattttgatctacTCATACAAACTGCGTGA